In Oryza sativa Japonica Group chromosome 8, ASM3414082v1, the sequence tagaaaatagaaaatacttCAAGACTCGTCTCACCGGTTCGCCGataagtttttcttttaaaacaTTCTTAGCGAGTCTACCCGAAAATTTTACTTCTCTAATTTCACGATCGCGTTGAAGTAGTTGAACTCGCCTCatgatcaaaaaaaaaaaaaaaaacagaagttgAACACGCCTCCCCCCTTGGCTCGTCGCCGACGCCTCCACCACCCTCGCGTTTCCCACCCGATTCCACCCCGAAACCCCTCAAATCGAGCGCGAATTCCTCTCCAATAGCTGCGGCTCCAGCCTCCGGTGGATTCTGGtctcgccggattcgagctctGGTCGGCGGAGAGCACCGGATCCGGAGGTCACGCGGGCAATTGGTGTGCCCCGGAAGAACAAGAACCGGGAGACCATGCAGTACCAACCCCTCGACAGCAGCGGTCAGTATCAGTCTAATTCGATCAATCTGTTGTTGTTTACGCGAGAGAGAATTGCTGAGAGGAAAGTCTTTGCTCGTTCTTGTGTGGCGCCAGTAGGTTTTTGTGTGATTCTTTGTAGGAGAGTTCATCGGCTTGCGGCCGTACTTTACTGTTAGATTATGGgaaatttcgtttggaaatatATTAGCTGATGAAAGGATGTCCACATTGTTAAACTCGGTCATACAGAAATTGCAAATATTATTTTTTGCTcctctaaaaaaattattatgcTTTTCCTGTGCGTTGTAAGTTGTTGTGAGTATGGAAGATAAGTGATGGATTAATGGAGGTGGATTTTACAGGGAGGGGAATCTTTGAGGAAGGGTATTAACTCACCTAAATGTGTATAATGCCTTGTGTTAAATATATATTGTGAAGAAGGGGAGATTCGTAGCGTTGTAGAGTAGTATGAGGTGAGGAATTGAGGATGTGCTGTTATGGAGATTACATACAAGTAATTGTAGCTTGTCAGGAATTAGGACGTGGCTATTTTGGTAGAATTGTCAATTAATTACTTAAAAGGAGCATCCACATATGTAGAGAATATCTAGATATGATTTTGCGAAACCTCAAACTCTTGACAATGTGTGTATTCAGTATTTCAATGGTATTGACTATGCCCTTGACTGCAGGCACTGATGACGACCTTCCTCCGACATACCAACCTAGAGGACCAAGAGTGATTTTCAATGGAAATGGATCACTTCCTCAACCAAACCTACACAGCAACGTGGACAGAGAAATACGTCAGATCGAGCAACAAGCGTACACTGGTGTTCTCAGAGCATTTAAAGTGCAGTCTGATGCTATAACTTGGGTAATTTCAACAATGGAAATCCTAAATTGTAATTGTCCCCTTCCTACCATTCTTTTATGAAAACATTATGTTGACTTTTGTAGGAGAAAGAAAGTCTAATAACTGAACTGAGGAAAGAATTGCAAATTTCTGATAAGGAACACCGAGTGCTCTTAAAAGGGGTTACTGAAGAGGAGGCTGTCTGTAGAATAAGGTATCATTCAGAAGCACTTCCATTTAGTGAAATGTACATCAATATCAACTTCAGTAATAACTGCAATATGATCAAGTTGTGATTTTCACATTTCTTAACTTATGTAGGCAATCAAGACAGACAGGTGGAACACAGTCCAGCTCTCACCATAGCAGTGTAGTTCATACTCCGGTACCTGCAAAGAGGCAGAAGAAATCCCATTCAGTCCCTGTGACCCCCCAGGCCCCTGTCATTACTATGCATGCAGTGGTGGGCAAGAAGGTAAGCAAATACAATCTGTTTGGAGTATTATGGACTTTGCTGTCCACCagcaagagttttttttttttatatttgttccTTGGTGACCATTGGTCAAGCATTTACAGATGTGCAAATATTTGCTTGTCCAACCTGCACCACATAACCACCCACACacaaacaataaataaaaatcaGATAGGCATTTTGGATATGTATGgtgatagattttttttttttttggaatcgcTGCCATTTCAACCGCTCTTGCTTGTTTTGGGCAATTTTTCGACTGTTTGCTTCAATTTCCTGTTATGCACACAGTTATTCTACGAGGGGAAGGGAAGAGGTGGTTCTGTGCTAATTTGTTGGACCACATGCAAGACAACTCAACCAAGGGCCTTACAAACAGAAACTTTGAGGATTAATTTAGCGTTTTTTTTAATACTTGAAATGAGTCTGGAAGGAATTCTCTTTAGCTGCGCGCTGTCTTGATCTACATATGGAAGTTCTTTAGTTTGTGTGTTGCTTTTTCTTCTTGATTGCTCGATTAATGCCTACTATTTTTTCTTGGAGATCATGCTTCATCATCCATTTATTGTCCTTTAACTATATTCAACAAAGAGCGATTACTTTATCTTGACAGATGCTAGTTCATGTTATATAATGGGTTTCAGCTAATCAAGGTCTCTTATATCAGGGTGGTCGGCAGGCATCTGATCGTGTATTGAAGCGGCTTCCTAGCAATAATAGTCCTATGTTGGGTTCAAGCAGGAGAAGAGGAAGGCTACACCCAAATGAACTGATAAAGGGATATTCTCCATTAGATGGGTTTGGCATACCTAATACCGGCAATGTTGTAATGGAGGTACAcatttctcaaaaaaataagGTGATTAAATAGAATATTAGCATCATCAGGTTTATGCAGATGTATGTTGTCAACAGGTTGAGAAGGTATTATCCAATCCAAATATGCTTGAAATTGAGAAGGCAATGAAACTTCTTAGAGTAAGTTAGCGTTGTTCTAATTTCGCCTGTAATTCCATTCAGAAGATGAACAAAGAATGTTTAGCAtccctttcttctcctaaaaTCACAACAAAGATGATTATCTCTGTAGGATCAGGAGCAATCATTGCTTGATGCAATTGCAAGACTTGACGAAGCATCTGATGGTGAAAATGGTAAGTTATCTTCTTTTGTTTGAattgaaaaatatgatatttgCAATGACTACCTATGTTCAGAAGTGTTTGTATGGATTTGCAAATACGAACTTGAGACTCAATGTCATTTATATGCTAGGCAGCATTTATTTACTTCTTATGGGAGATTGTGGCATATAAGGCAGTTGCATATGTTGTTATGTATACTGAAATGGTAATCAAGTATGCAAGGCTGCCTTGGTCCTTGGGGCATGACTGTTCAGGATATCCTCCCCCAAAATTTCGAAAATAAAGTATCAAAAGTTCTAGTTTGAGTTAACTGATGGCTTAATATGTGTATTTACCTTTCAAAATCCCCTTGCCTTCTTATTCTGAGCAAAAGTGGGAAATGACCAGTTAAATTTGGTCCTTACCTCTCACTAGTCTGTCTGGAACGCTGGACATAGTATAGAACCTTTATGTTTTATTCAAATTGAAGACCAATTCTACCTCCAACAATATATGAAACTGTTATTAATAGATGCTAGTACTATATCCTGCTATGAAGGGCTGTAAAATGAAATCACAATTCGGGTATGCTAAGTTATGCACATCATCGATTTGGTCTCAGGTGGGACGTCTTAAGCTAGACCAAACCCAAATACTGTCTAGCTACTCAGCGAACATGTGGAATAACATGATGCATTGCACATTACTTATGATCTTGATCAATTTCACTAACCGCTGTTTATACTTTATATAACAGAAGATATTGTGCTCGTTGCAAGCCAACTAGGTACTACCGTTGCATGACATCGGTGGTCATGGCATCACTTGCTGGTGACGTCTTGAGCTTTAGAACTGCAGGCACTAACTGGATACCCACTTCAGACGGTGGGTGAAGATGGAAACTCATGTGAAGAATGCAAGGTCGGCCAGATATATTGGTCGACATGAATTGTGAATTTGTGGTTGGAATATATATTGTTAGAGATCTCCATATCTTGTATTGTTGCAATGGTATTTTCTTTGCAAATGTAGAGATAACTGCCCTAAAAATAGAGCGTAGATGAAACCCCCTTTCTCCTTCAGAAATGGGGACATAAATTAGTAGGTTGTAAATTATTTGCTTCTG encodes:
- the LOC4346001 gene encoding protein EMSY-LIKE 3, whose translation is MQYQPLDSSGTDDDLPPTYQPRGPRVIFNGNGSLPQPNLHSNVDREIRQIEQQAYTGVLRAFKVQSDAITWEKESLITELRKELQISDKEHRVLLKGVTEEEAVCRIRQSRQTGGTQSSSHHSSVVHTPVPAKRQKKSHSVPVTPQAPVITMHAVVGKKGGRQASDRVLKRLPSNNSPMLGSSRRRGRLHPNELIKGYSPLDGFGIPNTGNVVMEVEKVLSNPNMLEIEKAMKLLRDQEQSLLDAIARLDEASDGENEDIVLVASQLGTTVA